CGCCTTTTCTACAAGCGCCGTGAAAGCGGCTTCGTCGGAAATTGCAATTTCGGACAGCATCTTACGGTTGAGGGTGATCCCCGCTTTTTTCAGGCCGTTCATAAAGGTCGAATAGTTGATGTCGTTCTGGCGGCACGCCGCGGAAATGCGGGTGATCCACAGGCGACGGAAATCCCTTTTTCTCTGCTTGCGCCCGATAAACGCGTAATTGCCGGATTTCATAACGGCCTGTTTGGCCATCTTAAAATGTCTGCTCTTTGCTCCCCAGTAGCCCTTTGCCAGCTTCAGAACCTTTTTTCTTCTTTTGCGCGTCATCAGCGCGCCCTTGATACGAGCCATCTATGTTACCTCCATTATATGGTCAAATTTGAATTTCACGGCCGTTCCCGAAAAAAGGGAAGCCTTATTTGTAAGGAATCATTCTTTTGATCTTTCCCACATTGGTAACATCGGCCACTGTGGTCTTTCTCAATCCTCTTTTGCGCTTTGTCGTCTTTTTGTTCAGGATATGGGATTTATACGCATGGGCGCGGATGATCTTCCCGTTCTTTGAAATTTTGAAGCGCTTTTTCGCGCCGGAATGAGTCTTGATTTTAGGCATGACGTTGCCCCTCCTTAAAATAATTAAGTTACTTCACGGGTTTGGATGCAAGGAACATCAGCATATTGCGTCCCTCAAGCTTGGGCGGTTTTTCGACGTTCGCAATCTCGGAGAGCGCCTGTGCAAATTTTTCCATGGTGGTGCGCCCCAGTTCCGGATGGCCCATTTCACGGCCGCGGAAGCGGATGGACACCTTGACCTTGTCGCCCTCGTTCAGAAAACGGGTGGCATGGCCGACCTTGGTATTGAAGTCATGGATGTCGATATTCAGAGAGAGCCTGATCTCTTTGATGTCCACCACGCGCTGGTTCTTTTTTGCCTCTTTGTCGCGCTTCGCCTGTTCAAAGCGGTATTTGCCGTAATCGATGATCTTGCACACCGGCGGTTTCGCCTGGGGCGCGATCTTCACCAGATCGAGATTGCTGGCCGCCGCCCGTTCCAGGGCGCGGCCGGTCGGCATGATGCCCAGCTGAGAGCCATCCTGATCGATGACACGCACTTCTTTGTCACGAATCTCTTCGTTGATCTGCAGTTCCTTGTTGCTAATGGTTAAGCACCTCCAAAACACGTTTTTCCCTAACAGAAAGCGCGGACAGAATCTTCCGCCCGCGCATCAATACAAAACAAAACCGCCGCAAAAAGCGGTTCCTTCTGATATTGACCCGTGACGGACGCAACCCCACAGGTGAGGACAGGACTGCCCTGCTTTAATTTACGAAAAAAATTGTAACAGCAAAACTCTTGTTTGTCAAGAGTTTTTTTCTCCCGAAACCGTGCGGTTCCAGCGGAACGAATACAAAAGGCACTCTTTGACCGGCAGGCCCGTCACGCGCGCGACGGCGTACCGGTAAAGCTCGAGTTGGACGCGGTAGCGCTCCCAAAGCTCCTGCGGAGAGGCGGCCCGGTCGGTTTTGTAATCGACAATCACCATCCGCCCATCCTCTTCAAAGGCGCAGTCGACCGCGCCCTGCAGGATCACCGGGCTGTCCGGCAGGCCGGGGCCGAGGCGCGACGCCGGGATCTCCACAGTGAAGCGCAGCTCGCGCCGGAAATCTGGCGACCGCAGCATGCGCGAAGCGACCGGGCTTTCCAGAAAGGCGCGCACGCGGCTCAAATCGACCGCGCCGGCCTGCTCCCGCGTGAGGAAGCCCTGGGAAACGAGGCGCCCGAGCTCCGTCTGCGGGTCCTTTGCGGCCTCTTTGTAATCCGCGAACTGTAAATACGCGTGGAGCGCGGTGCCGCGCTCGGCGGGCGTCAGGCCGGAGCTTTCGAGGAACGCCGGGCGCGAAAGCGGGCCGTCTTCGGCGCCGGAAGCCTGCGCCGCGAGCTCGGAAGCCGAAACCTTCGCCGGGATCCCGCGGAGCGAAGCCCACGGATAGGAGAAGCCGATCTTCTCCTCCAGCCGCTTCAGAAGGGCGGGGTCCGGCTGCGCCGCCGCTTCATCCGCCTTCTCCTCCCCTTCCGAAAGGCCCGGCGGGGGTGGGGCGATCCGAATCTTCCACGGCTCCGTTTCCCCTTTCCAGGCGATCTGCTCCCCGCAGCCCGCCCTTTCGCGCAGCGCCGCGCCGCAAGGGTGGCGCAGCGCGCAGGCCAGAAGCCAGTCGGAGATGCAGGAAGCCCCGCGCACCACATAAGGGGAGATCCGCTCCCCCGCCGAAAGCCTGGGGGCGATCCCGGCGAGCGTTCTGCCGAGGTCGGGGACTGTCGTCACGAGGACCAGCTTTTCCCGCGCGCGGGTCGTGGCCACATACAAAATGCGCAGCTCCTCGGACATCGCCCCGCGCTCCGTTTCCAGCGCGATGGCCTCGCGCGGGAGGGTCGTGCGGCGGCTGAGGGTCTCCCCGTCCTTCAGGCGGATCCCGAGGCCGAGCTCGGGATGCAGCAGGGCGTCGCCGTGCTCTTTGTTGAACCGCCGCGCGCAGCCCGCGACGATGCACACGGGGAATTCCAGCCCCTTGGATTTGTGGATGCTCATCACCCGCACGACGTTCGCCGATTCCGAAAGGGCGCAGGCGCCCGGCAGGTCGGAATCCTGCTCCTGAAGGCGGTCGATGAAGCGGATAAAGCCCGAAAGGCCGTTGTAGCCGGAAGCCTCGTATTTTTTGGCGTACTCCAGCAGCAGATGGAGATTCGCCAGGCGCAGCCCGCCGTTGTCCATCGCCTGGACGGTATGGATAAAGCCGGTCTTCTGATATACGGCGTTCAGCAGGCGGTCTGACGGCATAGTCGCGGCGAGGGAGCGGAAACGCTCCATCTCCTCCAGAAATGCGGCGGCGCGGCGGTTCCCCCGCCCGGCGGCGGCCGTGAGGGCGAGATAGACCGGGACGTTTTCGGCGCAGAGCCGGATGTCCGCGACCTCATCCGACGTAAAGCCGTAAATGGGGCTCATCAGGACGGAAAGGAGCGGGATGTCCTGAACCGGGTTGTCGATGACGCGCAAGAGCGAGAGCATGACCGCGATTTCGGAGGACTCGAAAAAGCCGCCCGCGGAATCCGCCCACGCGGGCACGCCGCAGAGCTGAAGCTCGCGCGCGTACTGCGCCGCGTATTTGTTCGCGCTGCGCAGCAGGATGCAGAAATCGCGGAACACGGCGGGGCGGCGCTCCCCGCTTTCCGTCACCCGGAACCCGCCCGAAACGGTCTGAAGGATCAGCGAGGCGATATGGCGGGCCTCCAGCACGGCCATCGGCTCGCCGGGGGGCTCCTGCGCGAGGGAGAGGTCGAGGATGTGGAGCTCGGTCTCGCAGCCCTCCTGCTCCTCATACTTCGCCCCGGCGACAAGGCGCTCCCCCCCAGTGTAATCCACGTCGCCGGCCTGTTCCGACATCAGCTGGCCGAACATGAAATTGACGGCGCCGGTCACTTCCCGGCGCGAGCGGAAGT
This window of the Ruminococcaceae bacterium BL-6 genome carries:
- the infC gene encoding initiation factor IF-3 (Evidence 2a : Function from experimental evidences in other organisms; PubMedId : 12682299, 17289755, 21843271, 22720735; Product type f : factor), with translation MFWRCLTISNKELQINEEIRDKEVRVIDQDGSQLGIMPTGRALERAAASNLDLVKIAPQAKPPVCKIIDYGKYRFEQAKRDKEAKKNQRVVDIKEIRLSLNIDIHDFNTKVGHATRFLNEGDKVKVSIRFRGREMGHPELGRTTMEKFAQALSEIANVEKPPKLEGRNMLMFLASKPVK
- a CDS encoding ATP-dependent nuclease, subunit A, with product MSERSWTPAQQDAIRARGGTLLVSAAAGSGKTAVLVQRVIERITDPVHPSDADRLLVVTFTKAAAAEMRERISLRLSELLARDPSNTALQRQQLLLSRAGISTVHSFCSELVRENFYKLDISPDFRISDDSEMAILRAEAVTRVLEDCYAENDPAFFDLVEAFSSDRDDSRLIETIGRLYDFIRSHPFPERWLSEKAGMYETGLPASRTPWGKCLLEFAREAAVYCAGLTRGSLSALEADEKLRAAYSEALSGDLAALERLRAAAAGGDWDEVGRAVSGVSFQRLGSVRGYAEDPLKLRVAACRDEVKGTVKKLAALFSPTERECGEDIRLTAPIVEKLFSVTKQFSDTLDAMKAERRMADFGDLEHWALRLLVRPCEGGFERTEDALEISGRYDEIMVDEYQDTNRAQDLLFQAVSRNGENLFLVGDVKQSIYSFRQAMPRIFLDRRRTFAPYSREEDRYPACVVLDRNFRSRREVTGAVNFMFGQLMSEQAGDVDYTGGERLVAGAKYEEQEGCETELHILDLSLAQEPPGEPMAVLEARHIASLILQTVSGGFRVTESGERRPAVFRDFCILLRSANKYAAQYARELQLCGVPAWADSAGGFFESSEIAVMLSLLRVIDNPVQDIPLLSVLMSPIYGFTSDEVADIRLCAENVPVYLALTAAAGRGNRRAAAFLEEMERFRSLAATMPSDRLLNAVYQKTGFIHTVQAMDNGGLRLANLHLLLEYAKKYEASGYNGLSGFIRFIDRLQEQDSDLPGACALSESANVVRVMSIHKSKGLEFPVCIVAGCARRFNKEHGDALLHPELGLGIRLKDGETLSRRTTLPREAIALETERGAMSEELRILYVATTRAREKLVLVTTVPDLGRTLAGIAPRLSAGERISPYVVRGASCISDWLLACALRHPCGAALRERAGCGEQIAWKGETEPWKIRIAPPPPGLSEGEEKADEAAAQPDPALLKRLEEKIGFSYPWASLRGIPAKVSASELAAQASGAEDGPLSRPAFLESSGLTPAERGTALHAYLQFADYKEAAKDPQTELGRLVSQGFLTREQAGAVDLSRVRAFLESPVASRMLRSPDFRRELRFTVEIPASRLGPGLPDSPVILQGAVDCAFEEDGRMVIVDYKTDRAASPQELWERYRVQLELYRYAVARVTGLPVKECLLYSFRWNRTVSGEKNS
- the rpmI gene encoding ribosomal protein L35 (Evidence 2a : Function from experimental evidences in other organisms; PubMedId : 8722036, 12682299, 17289755, 21843271, 23002217, 23611891, 24335279; Product type s : structure), which produces MPKIKTHSGAKKRFKISKNGKIIRAHAYKSHILNKKTTKRKRGLRKTTVADVTNVGKIKRMIPYK
- the rplT gene encoding ribosomal protein L20 (Evidence 2a : Function from experimental evidences in other organisms; PubMedId : 12682299, 17289755, 21843271, 23611891; Product type s : structure) encodes the protein MARIKGALMTRKRRKKVLKLAKGYWGAKSRHFKMAKQAVMKSGNYAFIGRKQRKRDFRRLWITRISAACRQNDINYSTFMNGLKKAGITLNRKMLSEIAISDEAAFTALVEKAKAAL